From a single Diachasmimorpha longicaudata isolate KC_UGA_2023 chromosome 13, iyDiaLong2, whole genome shotgun sequence genomic region:
- the LOC135168928 gene encoding serine/threonine-protein kinase TNNI3K-like isoform X2 — protein sequence MLSNVSGSSNTPGPPESPEKSQKKSPSTCSSYFKTNELTKPPSDDRARLWRFRESPILGSEVPAGPEAQNPQPGDSNSPKHLDEQVPKSPPVVITALQKCSSALNCRVITDKTREIVTESNSTPSASILCRKSSNDGIKSKLIVKNTVPNRRSALTIKSSDGVSDKCSDEDRELNSCDLVVNYLADMKKDHKGRNFQNSNCGQFALNDFITRDGKTRGGVDEDKTQGRGGDETRECVSNYLLTHSELPTELQSSQRCYKDRERTSDPWRPTELEGFMGCVEKSVGEGDGSKRRTGASCQALRHAVASLNRLDDFYMEKIGAGFFSEVYKVTHKVTGQVMVLKMNQLPANRPNMLKEVQLMNKLSHPNILRFMGVCVHEGQLHALTEYINGGSLEQLIMARHTPLSHSTRMNLARDVARGMAYLHSRGIFHRDLTSKNVLIKRDEANGHLIAVVGDFGLAAKIPDPNSGYRLSTVGSPYWMSPECLKGQWYDHRSDIFSFGIVVCELIGRVPADPDVLPRSDNFGLDYLAVAEICAAADPPPAFLQLAFNCCTYEPKSRPLFPEIVTILDNLISEEQSKGSLSSRQSVDPALITSMDEIARIGRSLRRRTAKHRSLSADARGCNNATPSDKARCHSARRIAELASRRDPHYRPMTANPFHALGGVKKILGDLFSSCLELPSLEDVRPSVTDGITCKFKPAQNDSIAKILDRKKPSSEPSSPTARKKWEKKVATKVGVANLFTHPLFRESWEPRRRLSCESGFWSCVGEDLSPEPPHRRHASTLSSSAASSLFLLDDHRTSSIYTDSSEDIASLGGGDSSCWEDRFGAAQRLVVCEGAVRSKLPLFDKK from the exons ATGTTATCAAACGTGTCAGGCAGCTCAAACACACCAGGCCCACCTGAGAGCCCTGAAAAATCTCAGAAAAAATCGCCAAGTACGTGTTCATCATATTTCAAGACAAATGAGTTAACAAAACCTCCGTCAGACGATAGGGCGAGACTCTGGAGGTTTCGTGAATCTCCAATATTGGGCTCTGAAGTCCCAGCCGGTCCTGAAGCCCAAAATCCTCAACCCGGTGACAGTAATAGTCCCAAACACCTGGATGAGCAAGTGCCAAAATCACCTCCAGTTGTAATCACAGCACTCCAGAAATGCTCTTCAGCCTTAAATTGCCGAGTGATTACTGATAAAACAAGAGAAATAGTCACGGAAAGTAATTCAACACCTAGTGCTTCCATTTTATGTAGAAAATCATCGAACGATGGAATTAAGagtaaattaattgttaaaaatactGTGCCAAATCGGAGATCGGCATTGACAATAAAATCAAGTGATGGTGTGAGTGACAAGTGTAGTGATGAGGATAGGGAATTGAATTCTTGTGATTTGGTGGTCAATTATTTAGCTGACATGAAGAAAGATCATAAGGGtagaaattttcagaattccAATTGTGGACAATttgcattgaatgattttataacgAGAGATGGAAAGACTCGTGGTGGTGTTGATGAAGACAAAACACAGGGAAGAGGTGGTGATGAGACTCGGGAGTGTGTTAGCAATTACTTGTTGACACACTCCGAATTGCCGACTGAGCTACAGTCTTCCCAGAGGTGTTACAAGGATAGGGAGAGAACTAGTGATCCTTGGAGGCCTACTGAGCTCGAAGGATTCATGGGATGTGTGGAGAAGAGTGTTGGAGAGGGTGATGGTAGCAAGAGAAGGACTGGTGCTTCTTGTCAGGCACTGAGACATGCTGTGGCCTCGTTGAATCGATTGGATGATTTTTAtatggaaaaaattggagCTGGATTCTTTTCTGAAGTTTACAAG GTCACTCACAAGGTAACGGGACAAGTGATGGTCCTCAAGATGAATCAATTACCTGCAAACAGGCCAAACATGCTTAAAGAAGtacaattaatgaataaacttAGTCATCCTAACATACTTag GTTCATGGGAGTTTGCGTCCACGAGGGTCAACTCCACGCACTGACAGAATACATAAATGGAGGTAGTCTGGAGCAGCTTATAATGGCAAGGCACACACCCCTGAGTCACTCGACACGAATGAACCTCGCCCGGGATGTGGCACGTGGTATGGCCTACCTCCACAGCAGAGGAATTTTCCACCGTGATTTGACATCGAAAAATGTCCTGATAAAACGAGACGAAGCAAACGGGCATTTGATAGCTGTGGTTGGAGATTTTGGATTAGCCGCTAAAATACCCGATCCCAATTCAGGATATCGGCTGAGCACAGTGGGGAGTCCCTACTGGATGTCACCAGAGTGTCTCAAGGGCCAATGGTATGATCATCGATCGGACATATTTTCATTTGGAATTGTTGTCTGTGAATTAATTGGACGAGTACCTGCTGATCCTGATGTTCTACCACGCTCCGATAATTTTGGACTTGATTATCTTGCTGTTGCTGAAATATGCGCCGCTGCTGATCCACCACCTGCCTTTTTACAACTTGCCTTCAATTGTTGCACA tatgAACCAAAGTCACGTCCATTGTTTCCCGAAATTGTAACGATTctcgataatttaatttccgaGGAGCAAAGTAAAGGAAGCCTAAGTAGTCGACAATCAGTTGATCCAGCTTTGATAACGAGTATGGATGAAATAGCGAGAATAGGAAGATCATTGAGAAGACGAACGGCAAAGCACAGGAGTTTATCAGCTGATGCTCGTGGCTGCAATAATGCTACACCATCTGATAAAGCAAGATGTCATTCGGCGAGACGAATTGCTGAATTAGCCAGTCGAAGGGATCCACATTATCGTCCGATGACTGCCAATCCTTTTCATGCTCTCGGTGGAGTTAAGAAAATACTTGGGGATTTATTCTCAAGCTGTCTGGAGCTTCCCTCTCTCGAAGATGTAAGGCCCAGTGTTACTGATGGTATCACTTGCAAATTCAAACCCGCGCAGAATGATAGTATTGCAAAAATACTGGACAGGAAGAAACCTAGTTCGGAGCCTAGCAGTCCTACTGCAAGAaagaaatgggaaaaaaag GTTGCAACAAAGGTAGGAGTAGCGAACCTTTTTACTCATCCACTCTTCCGAGAGAGTTGGGAACCTCGTCGTCGGCTGAGCTGTGAGTCAGGCTTCTGGAGCTGCGTCGGTGAGGATTTAAGCCCCGAACCTCCGCACCGTCGTCACGCCTCTACTCTCAGCAGCTCAGCAGCTAGCAGTCTCTTTCTCTTAGACGATCACCGAACAAGCTCAATATACACCGATTCCTCGGAGGACATTGCCAGCCTTGGGGGCGGGGACTCATCGTGCTGGGAGGACAGATTCGGAG CTGCTCAGAGACTCGTCGTTTGTGAGGGCGCTGTTAGAAGTAAATTACCCCTTTTTGATAAAAAGTGA
- the LOC135168928 gene encoding serine/threonine-protein kinase TNNI3K-like isoform X1, translating to MLSNVSGSSNTPGPPESPEKSQKKSPSTCSSYFKTNELTKPPSDDRARLWRFRESPILGSEVPAGPEAQNPQPGDSNSPKHLDEQVPKSPPVVITALQKCSSALNCRVITDKTREIVTESNSTPSASILCRKSSNDGIKSKLIVKNTVPNRRSALTIKSSDGVSDKCSDEDRELNSCDLVVNYLADMKKDHKGRNFQNSNCGQFALNDFITRDGKTRGGVDEDKTQGRGGDETRECVSNYLLTHSELPTELQSSQRCYKDRERTSDPWRPTELEGFMGCVEKSVGEGDGSKRRTGASCQALRHAVASLNRLDDFYMEKIGAGFFSEVYKVTHKVTGQVMVLKMNQLPANRPNMLKEVQLMNKLSHPNILRFMGVCVHEGQLHALTEYINGGSLEQLIMARHTPLSHSTRMNLARDVARGMAYLHSRGIFHRDLTSKNVLIKRDEANGHLIAVVGDFGLAAKIPDPNSGYRLSTVGSPYWMSPECLKGQWYDHRSDIFSFGIVVCELIGRVPADPDVLPRSDNFGLDYLAVAEICAAADPPPAFLQLAFNCCTYEPKSRPLFPEIVTILDNLISEEQSKGSLSSRQSVDPALITSMDEIARIGRSLRRRTAKHRSLSADARGCNNATPSDKARCHSARRIAELASRRDPHYRPMTANPFHALGGVKKILGDLFSSCLELPSLEDVRPSVTDGITCKFKPAQNDSIAKILDRKKPSSEPSSPTARKKWEKKVATKVGVANLFTHPLFRESWEPRRRLSCESGFWSCVGEDLSPEPPHRRHASTLSSSAASSLFLLDDHRTSSIYTDSSEDIASLGGGDSSCWEDRFGGIGSSSKTISKIVEYFERKQATAGALRIGFDHTIEATPSRLSFLRASLEGTVPLCNISAAQRLVVCEGAVRSKLPLFDKK from the exons ATGTTATCAAACGTGTCAGGCAGCTCAAACACACCAGGCCCACCTGAGAGCCCTGAAAAATCTCAGAAAAAATCGCCAAGTACGTGTTCATCATATTTCAAGACAAATGAGTTAACAAAACCTCCGTCAGACGATAGGGCGAGACTCTGGAGGTTTCGTGAATCTCCAATATTGGGCTCTGAAGTCCCAGCCGGTCCTGAAGCCCAAAATCCTCAACCCGGTGACAGTAATAGTCCCAAACACCTGGATGAGCAAGTGCCAAAATCACCTCCAGTTGTAATCACAGCACTCCAGAAATGCTCTTCAGCCTTAAATTGCCGAGTGATTACTGATAAAACAAGAGAAATAGTCACGGAAAGTAATTCAACACCTAGTGCTTCCATTTTATGTAGAAAATCATCGAACGATGGAATTAAGagtaaattaattgttaaaaatactGTGCCAAATCGGAGATCGGCATTGACAATAAAATCAAGTGATGGTGTGAGTGACAAGTGTAGTGATGAGGATAGGGAATTGAATTCTTGTGATTTGGTGGTCAATTATTTAGCTGACATGAAGAAAGATCATAAGGGtagaaattttcagaattccAATTGTGGACAATttgcattgaatgattttataacgAGAGATGGAAAGACTCGTGGTGGTGTTGATGAAGACAAAACACAGGGAAGAGGTGGTGATGAGACTCGGGAGTGTGTTAGCAATTACTTGTTGACACACTCCGAATTGCCGACTGAGCTACAGTCTTCCCAGAGGTGTTACAAGGATAGGGAGAGAACTAGTGATCCTTGGAGGCCTACTGAGCTCGAAGGATTCATGGGATGTGTGGAGAAGAGTGTTGGAGAGGGTGATGGTAGCAAGAGAAGGACTGGTGCTTCTTGTCAGGCACTGAGACATGCTGTGGCCTCGTTGAATCGATTGGATGATTTTTAtatggaaaaaattggagCTGGATTCTTTTCTGAAGTTTACAAG GTCACTCACAAGGTAACGGGACAAGTGATGGTCCTCAAGATGAATCAATTACCTGCAAACAGGCCAAACATGCTTAAAGAAGtacaattaatgaataaacttAGTCATCCTAACATACTTag GTTCATGGGAGTTTGCGTCCACGAGGGTCAACTCCACGCACTGACAGAATACATAAATGGAGGTAGTCTGGAGCAGCTTATAATGGCAAGGCACACACCCCTGAGTCACTCGACACGAATGAACCTCGCCCGGGATGTGGCACGTGGTATGGCCTACCTCCACAGCAGAGGAATTTTCCACCGTGATTTGACATCGAAAAATGTCCTGATAAAACGAGACGAAGCAAACGGGCATTTGATAGCTGTGGTTGGAGATTTTGGATTAGCCGCTAAAATACCCGATCCCAATTCAGGATATCGGCTGAGCACAGTGGGGAGTCCCTACTGGATGTCACCAGAGTGTCTCAAGGGCCAATGGTATGATCATCGATCGGACATATTTTCATTTGGAATTGTTGTCTGTGAATTAATTGGACGAGTACCTGCTGATCCTGATGTTCTACCACGCTCCGATAATTTTGGACTTGATTATCTTGCTGTTGCTGAAATATGCGCCGCTGCTGATCCACCACCTGCCTTTTTACAACTTGCCTTCAATTGTTGCACA tatgAACCAAAGTCACGTCCATTGTTTCCCGAAATTGTAACGATTctcgataatttaatttccgaGGAGCAAAGTAAAGGAAGCCTAAGTAGTCGACAATCAGTTGATCCAGCTTTGATAACGAGTATGGATGAAATAGCGAGAATAGGAAGATCATTGAGAAGACGAACGGCAAAGCACAGGAGTTTATCAGCTGATGCTCGTGGCTGCAATAATGCTACACCATCTGATAAAGCAAGATGTCATTCGGCGAGACGAATTGCTGAATTAGCCAGTCGAAGGGATCCACATTATCGTCCGATGACTGCCAATCCTTTTCATGCTCTCGGTGGAGTTAAGAAAATACTTGGGGATTTATTCTCAAGCTGTCTGGAGCTTCCCTCTCTCGAAGATGTAAGGCCCAGTGTTACTGATGGTATCACTTGCAAATTCAAACCCGCGCAGAATGATAGTATTGCAAAAATACTGGACAGGAAGAAACCTAGTTCGGAGCCTAGCAGTCCTACTGCAAGAaagaaatgggaaaaaaag GTTGCAACAAAGGTAGGAGTAGCGAACCTTTTTACTCATCCACTCTTCCGAGAGAGTTGGGAACCTCGTCGTCGGCTGAGCTGTGAGTCAGGCTTCTGGAGCTGCGTCGGTGAGGATTTAAGCCCCGAACCTCCGCACCGTCGTCACGCCTCTACTCTCAGCAGCTCAGCAGCTAGCAGTCTCTTTCTCTTAGACGATCACCGAACAAGCTCAATATACACCGATTCCTCGGAGGACATTGCCAGCCTTGGGGGCGGGGACTCATCGTGCTGGGAGGACAGATTCGGAGGTATTGGCTCATCCAGTAAAactatttcaaaaattgtcgAGTACTTTGAGAGGAAGCAAGCAACTGCTGGGGCTCTCAGAATTGGCTTTGATCATACAATAGAGGCTACACCCAGTAGACTCAGTTTTTTACGTGCCAGCCTCGAGGGAACTGTACCTCTCTGTAATATTTCAGCTGCTCAGAGACTCGTCGTTTGTGAGGGCGCTGTTAGAAGTAAATTACCCCTTTTTGATAAAAAGTGA
- the LOC135168948 gene encoding gamma-secretase subunit PEN-2, producing the protein MDLSKTPNDKKLHLCKWYFRGGFALLPFLWMVNTIWFFKEAFLVPQYEEQRTIRKYVILSGIGALFWSAILLTWIITFQTHRAAWGHFGDSISYIIPEGIP; encoded by the exons ATGGATTTATCAAAAACACCCAACGATAAGAAACTTCATCTCTGCAAATGGTATTTTAGAG GTGGATTTGCATTGTTACCATTTCTATGGATGGTTAACACAATCTGGTTTTTCAAGGAGGCTTTTCTCGTGCCCCAATACGAAGAGCAGAGAACAATACGAAAAT ACGTCATTCTATCAGGTATTGGGGCGCTATTCTGGAGCGCTATCCTATTAACCTGGATAATAACATTCCAGACACACCGAGCAGCTTGGGGACATTTTGGCGACAGCATAAGTTATATCATACCCGAGGGTATTCCATAA